The Oryza sativa Japonica Group chromosome 11, ASM3414082v1 DNA window GGTACCTCTCCCCGACGTGGCATCCCCAGTCGACAAACCCGAAGCAAAGGCggcaaggaggaagaaggccacGGCCAGCGCTGCCACGACAGActtgccgccgccacctgccATGGTTGGCTGAGAGAGAAAAACTTGTGggtgagagagaaaagagatgggagagctgacatgtgggtccagggGTATTTCTGACATTTCacacgatttctctctcctcttctaccgaaaattattattttaatgggtgcGGTGTCCACTAGAAAATTACTACGTTTATAGGGTGTCTTCCTCCAAAAGTGACTTTGTgcggtgtcctacagctaaaactGCGAAGTCACAATGTCcttagcaaaatttgccaagCAAAAAAGTACGAAtcaccccccgaactatcgcagttgatcgaattaccccccctAAACCTGAAAACTAGACATCGTTcacctgaactttcaataccagacaaattacccccctcgacccaatccagaacggttttgtcctacgtagcGTACGAGTGGCAGTCTAGtcagtattttattttaaaaaaaatgggacccacctatcatactcctctttcactcttcctctctctcttccggcttgtttggtaactcgagggaaggggattgggagtttacacgagggaattgatgatgagattaagatgggaatttgatttttaatcccaatatcttgtttggtagaggtgatggaaattgacagggagtttagttggagattaggtcattaataaaaacggatggctgagatttgcttagaaAAAGTAAAGGAgaaattccctcccaattacctgcccctacccaggtatcaaaaaggagggagttccttgctcaattccccatccctatcccaccaaaattcccatgtctctcaaccaaacaaaacacttaatagcctcatccctctaaactcccaatccctcctaaaaactccctccaaccaaacaggccgttctctctctatctctctcactcttcctctagACAGCGCCGAATGATGGCGCTGGCGACGATGAAGAGCGCCACGACAGCGGCTTCGACCGGCGAATGGGAacgcggtgacgacgacgaggcatGGCAAGGCGCAACGACAAGATGCACGACGAGTACGGCCTGGCTACAACCAACGTGGTGACGAAGGACTTGATCTGAATGCTTGTTCGTGCATCCGCTGCTTGCTTCTTGCTTGTGGATTTGATTGCTTCATGCTGCTTGTAGCTTGCACTGACTGGACTTGCTTCCTACTTGCGGATGAACTACGAAACATTAGCCGCCATGATTGACGGCAGAAAACCGACGACGAATCCCTCGACGTTCGTggacgccaccgccacctccgtcCATCCCCGCTCCGAGGGGGTGGCTGCTCGTCATGGttgccgcgacgccgccgccgcctccgtccatCCCTGCGCCGATGGGGCGGCTGCTTGTCGtggtcgcagccgcctccttgtcccccgccgccgccgccttcgtgtcCTGCGTCGCCACATCCGCCTCTGCGTCCCGCGGTGCCGCCCACCGCCTGCTGCCGAcccgcgagagagagaggaagagtgagagagagagtgatagagagagaggaagagtggaagaggagtatgacaggtgggtcccatatttttataaagaaaatgctgactggtctgccacgtgtacgccacgtaggacaaaactgttctggattaggtcgaggggggtaatttgtccggtattgaaagtttaaGGTGAACAATGTCTGGTTTTtgggtttaggggggtaattcagtcAACCGtgatagttcaggggggtaattcgtactttttccaatatGAAAAGAAGATCAGTTCTGTCGacggggatacccgtagaccggatatagaggatATGGGGTCCGTtgatacgaggatctacgtagtacaaCATCAAGtaaacaaaagacaagaattatactggttcaggccccttagtaggtaatagccctaatccagttgatatgggatcatatgatggaaaccacatattacaaagggaataacagaactcgatgataccgacgagaccgtagtcgagttggtccgactagatctcccggcgacttggctcctgtaggctccggctcCATAGGCTGTGGGGGATGTGTTGGCAGTAATATTCaatgccttaggtcctgcccagggggtcccttatatactgcgggtcagttgatctccaagtatgactcggagatatcggacccctcacaATATGGTAAAAACCCAGCCtcatccgagtaggactccttccatccgtAGATTTTGtttctatcacgtgatagattcCCTTAACGTATACGGAAACTATCTATACACGCGCGGGTTTACCGTATCGGTTCCCATCATATgtccaaggatagagggtataccttatctgtaaccctgacagtagcccccgacttctgcttaaatgaactcatgtagTCGATCACGACTTCCGATGTCGGAATTGTTGTCGTTCTCATCTGATCGATCTCGGTGTAAAAACCGTAGAGACAAAGAGCCATCGACAACACCGCATGAAGTCCAACGgttatgagtgaatttaaattgaagtctgaaAACTACCACGCGCAACAGACCCAGAATTTTCCGGCGGCAATCTCTCTCCTTACCTTGGAATACGCACCGTCGGCAGTGCGCttatttaaaggaattttgggAATCCATTTGAAGTCTGTTTGCCAAAAAACTCTCCTACCCTCAAAAGctcttcgtcttctccgctcTTCGCAAAGAAAACCCTAGCTTGCTTCTTTCATCTTGTTCTCTGGCGATCTTCCGGCGACTATGGATCTTGAAAAGTCCACCTCAACCACTGCATCCATGAAGAAGTTGCAAGACGACGGTGCCCTCCCTAGTCACGGGACCATGCAGAGGGAGGCAGGAGGTATAGAACCTGAACCCATCTTGGGCCGCATGGTTATGGTCGAAGATTACATTTCTTGTGGTTTTCTTCCTCTGCCTTCTGAGTTTCTTCTTCTCGTCTTGAATTTCTATAGCCTTTCTTTGCTTCACTTGAACCCCAACTCCATCGCATTCCTTAGCATCTTTTCTCATCTttgcgaggcctacattggggtagagcccttCCTTGATCTCTTCCGCTTTTACTATGAGCTGCATTAGATGGAACCCAACAGGGTATCTGGATGCGTTGGATTCCGACTTCGGGATCGCCTGAAGTCGCATTACATCCCCTTCCAATGCCCCTCTTCTCGCAGCAAGTggcgggcgaggtggttctatcttcagatagagaaCTCAGATCCCGTCCTTGTTTTCCCTGAAGATCAGCCAGAAAAAATCCCAGAGTGGCCTGCCAAACCCGCCCTGACTCCCTCCCTCCAATCTTTTATCGAAATCATTGATGATATCCAAAAACAGGGGTTGTCGGGATACGAAGTCGCTGCCAACTTCGTAGGTAGGCGGATTCAACCGCTACAGGTCCACGCCCATCCGGCCTTTGATTACTCTGGGCCAGCGGACACGACCCGGtctctcctcggggtattttttcTTGCATTTCTAATTTTATTCCGAGTGCATCTGTTTCTCCTGACTTATTGAGTTCTCGTTCTCGATTTACAGGTCTGGACAGTGACACCGTAGGGCACCGCGTCGGTCAGGTGATGATCAGTGCCCCCTCAGCAGCGGGCGACATCCCGATCTCCCTTTGCGAGAAAGGCCCGGCCGAACACGCCACAACGATTAATGTGAGTGTACTCGATGACTCCTTTACATCTTTCCTCTCGAGATCGCATCGTGACTTCACGTTGTGCAGGCTCTCCCTCTAACGGACGTCATCGGGCTGCTCGTGGACCACCAGGCGGCAGCGTCGTTGAAGGAGAGCGTCACCAAGGAGGCATCCGACACTGTTGCTGCCACCACGAGTGGTAGCAACGTTCCAAAAAAGTGGAGGAAATTCTCCTCCGTACTCGGGACCCGTCGGAAAGCGACAAACTCCGTGGTAAGCTTCTTTGTCGTTTCCTAGCGCGTAGTTGGAACAACTTGATCTCACACCATTTTATCTTACTCAGGACTCGGACAcgtctcctccacctcagcgaAGGCAAAGGCTGGTGACGATCAGCGAGAAGTAAGCAAACGGTCTTGAGTGTCTTGTCATTTTCAAAGTTTCGATTATCTCGCCTCATGGGGAAGAGAAAAATCTTTGCAGGGCGGCGCGGGCAAAGGCGGCGCAAGGTGGGACTGATGCCGCTCCCAGCGCGTCCCCTGTGAGGACCTCGACAGATGTCGTGGTCGCTACTAAGGATCAGGAGGCGGCACCGAGTGGCCCTGCCGCCAACCTCGTACCTACCCGGGGCCTGTCCTCCGATGCCCTCACCTAGGGGGGAGCTCCAAGCGGAGATGGAGCGTATCCTCCAGGCCAGTGCTCGTGGCGTAGGCCGCAGATCGAGGAGGCCAGGGCAGCGGCGTTGTCGGCAAACCAATGTGCCGACCAGCTAGCGCGCGGCCTGGCGGAGGCCCGTGAGGACCTCCTaaagatgagggagctggtggccaGCAATGAGCTCGAGGGCCACATGATCGACATCAGCTGTTCACTGCGGACGTCGTTTACCAGCCTGCACCAACTCGCCGGGGAGTGCGGTGTCACGACTACCATCCCGGCACACCCTGATGAGTTCTCGCTAACGTCATCACCCACGGAACTAGCTACAGTGATGGAGGAAATCCCCTCTAAGCACGCGGCTAGGATCGACGAGGAGACATCCAACGGCATCTACACCGGGGCATGCCATTTCCTTGCGTGCATGAGGCTAGCGCATCCCGATCTAGACCTTAAGGGGGCCTTGGATCGGGGGGCCGCCGATGACTCGTGCAAGGTTacgatggaagaagtcggtgatTTGGGGGAGTCCAtcctccccctttttgaagagtaggatatTTGTTTCCCTTGTACCCCTTAACCTTCATGCTGTAAAACTTTTGTGGATCCAAGCTGCTTTTATCTGAACAGCTGTCTCCCTTGTTTCCTTAGCATGTGATTCCGAGTACTTTGTTGTCgttgtagagatgttgatgtcgaggatgtccacCAGCGCGGGCAGCCCGATATGCCGGTGATCGTTCCAGCGCTCACACTCGAGCCGTTCGTGCTGCGGGAGGAAATTAGTCAAAGCCCGTCCGCGGAGGCGAACATGGCGATGATGTCTCCAGGTTTGTGTCTTGCTCTCCTTCACTCCTTGTGTTCGGATTGACTTAATTAGCTGTGTTCTCGGAAGAGAAGAGTAGCTTGACTTAGTCCTTTCCATGTCGGGCAGACTTCGAGAATACGTTGGCTGACCGAGATCGTCGACTCCAATATTGGAAGACGAAGCTCGAGGTGGCCGAACTCGTAAAAACCATGGTGGAGGTGAAGAAGGACCAGGCTGTGGAGGCTCTCCAaggtcgcgaggtgtggttcaactcgtacctcaAGAGGTGCTACACGGCGATGGCGAGGGTTTGCAAGGAGCTCCGAGTTCCCCGCAGAGGTCCCAAGGAGTCGGCAGCCGGTTATATCTCGTGGTTGAATGGGGCCTGCGCACAGCTCGAAGGGATTGGCCAGCGCATCGACGATGCCCTGAAACAGGAGTGTCATTGAGCGAGCCGCTACGCCGGAGGACATGTGCTCGCCTGCATCCGATATCACCGCCTGCAGCTACACCTCGAGTTCCTTCGCGTCGCGCATTCTCGGAGGACACCCGCGGAGATCGACTGTCTTGCGCAGTCGATGGCGCCGCTTGCCGAGAAGGTTTTCCGCTCCATGGATTGGCGTTGGCCGTCCTGGTAGTTTTGGTATCCTATAGAAGAATATCTCAAGGAAGCATGTAATATACTTTGAAGTATTTATGACTTGTAAGAAATACTTGTAAAATAAAAAGGGAATCTATCTAACTAAGTTTTCTTACTCTTGGTATGTTGTGTTTGAATGTTTTCTCGCTTTGCGACTTCGATTAGTCGCTTGAgccatacactctccctagtccctagccttgtcgtcggagaatcgttctcggaggataagactcttggacccttgacctaccttggttgaaaaagcattgaccctagcccccagccgtgaagttggaaaactcaatttccgattacaaggcttggttaatacgcacggtgataactcttacatgaccagatcgTACATGGTCATTTGTCTCTGcatgatccgacaaggccttatccgctctgggcgtccccagccgaagttcccttaggttcctcagaggccttgtcaggacggcgtaaagggacatgaggataggtttcaactctaggtgtcgtcgtggtaagggatcatcAGGAAGGAACACTTTGACAATATTCTTTACCTGAAATCAACTTTATTGAAATCGTGAGATGTCTTACAAATATGGATTattgattaatacataaaatttacgtaattggtcaatgttccaggaatttgctaactcgcgaccatcgacatctgcaatcttgaatgcacCCGGCCGCAAGACTTGCGTGATCatgtatggtccttcccatttgggtgagagcttgttgtgCCCTGCTTgactttgaacccgtcggaggacgtaatCGCCGATCGAAAGCGTGCGTGCTTTGATGCGCTTCTCATAATATCGGCGAAGGGCCTGCTGGTAGCTGGCTGCTCTAACGGCAACTCTTtctcgatgttcctcgagtagattcacatcgtcgcttcgctgctcctcctgctcctcaTCGTAGTACCTTTGTACACGTGTgctctgatgtcgtagctcTGTGGGGAGCATAGCCTCTGAGCCATACACGAGGAAAAATGGTGTCTTTTTATTGGatgttgtcggtgtggtacgcacAGCCCATAGAACAGaggggagttcttcgacccacttcttgtcatgtgacatgagtctgtcgtagacgcgggttttgatcccttgtagtactatgctgTTTGCTCtttcgacttgtccattgctataagggtgagaaaccgaggcgaagcaAATCTTGACTCCCAAtccgatgcagtaatcctggaagtcggcactgatgaactgggagttGTTGTCtgttatgatgcggtgaggcaatccatatctgcagaatatccctttgataAACTTGATGGcattgtcggccttgatttcccccgtgggcgtcgcttcgatccacttggtgaatttatcgatcgccacgaatagaaatttgtagccgccctgtcctcgtgggaatggtccgagtatatcgagcccccagcacgagaacgaccaagtaagagggatagtctggagcacTTGCGCTGGCAGTTTTGTGTGTTTGCTGTGAAATTGataggcttcacaccgctgCACCATGTCGCAGGCGTCTTTGAAGGCGGTcggccagaaaaacccttgtcgaaaagcttttccTACCAGTGTCCGTCCGCCGGCGTGTGACCCGCAGATCCCTTCATGTACGTCTAGGAGGATATGTttgccgtcgtcggacgagatGCATTTGAGACGTACTCCATTTGGCACCTTTTTCTACATATCGTTGTCGATCATACAATAGATCTTGGCTTGATGGGTTATCTTCTCAGcttctgcgtcgtcctcgggcaatCGTCGCTACTCGGGAACTTGATGAGCGAGTTCCGCCAATCGTCTATGGTCTCGATGTCGGCAATGACGTGTTCCacctctgtagcccccgagaTGATGTCGGGGACGACCGTGCTACCTTCGTCGTTCACTTCCTTCACCGATGGCTTTGTCAGGACGTCCAGAAAAGTACCCGGTTCGAGTGGCTCTCGTCTGGACGCGCGTCGTGCTAGGTCGTCTGGTTTGATGTTGTCCTTACGgtatacgtgtcggacctcgatcccatcaaaccttttctctagcttcctgacttctgcgaggtatttggataactcggggctagagcacttgtagtctttgtgcacctggtttgcgACTAGTTCTGAATCCCCTTTCACGATTAGTCGCTTGACTTCCAGTGCGGATGCTGCTCTTATCCCGGcaagtagtccttcgtactcaGCTATGTTGTttgtcgccctgaagttgaggtgaattgtatgcttgaactgatctcccaaaggtgatgtcaagatgaaccctGCCCCtactccttggctgttgagtgcgccgttgaatgccattgtccatgtttcgCTGTCCGTTTGACTGTCCGACCTGTTCTCAGGCATAGTCCAGTCGGCTACAAAATCAGCGAGGACCTGGGACTTAATagctgttcgtggcacaaaaTGGATatcaaactggcttagctcgactacccatttcgcaatgtgGCCAACAACATatttgtttctcacgacttctgtaagagggaaggaggaaacaactgtgactctgtgggcttgaaagtagtggcgtagctttcttgatgtcatgattactgcatgaagcagtttttggatctgtgggtatCTTGTTTTCgtgtcgtggagagcttcgctgatgTAGTAAACCGGTATTtacaccttctctctctcgacaacgaTGACAGTACTCACAGAATATGGTGTGGCAGCGAtgtagaggaataattcttcattaggttggggggcaacaagtacagggggatttGACAGGTAACGCTTGAGCGCAATGAATGcatcttcggcttcctgtgtctaCACAAATTTGTCTTGTCTCTTTAGCAgggcgaagaaaggttgtcctcgctcccccatcctagcgacgaacctgctcagtgccgccatgcatccagttagcttctggacttccttgagtcttgtgggcgacttcatgctCTCGactgccttgatcttctcgggatttgcttcgaTCCCTCTTCCGGAGACGAGGAATCCGAGGAGCTTGCCCGATGGAACTCcaaacgtgcacttctctgggttgtgatgaggacacaactagttcggatataaccatgactaccttatgtattaatcaatcaaaggtgcatatgttctacattagatttacatgttatatatttgaacaaacgttgctacacaatgagtttcctgtgtttttgtttgcagacatacttgcttgggcgaaggaaaagagaccgagcgtaacgaattcatggatgatcaaagaagttgattggggaccatatcaagaccttctccaagtccacttccatctcatcacgtcacttttggtccatagaagacaagagataaagttctacacgttttggattcggattcgggcctcctgacagcatcaacttcaaacggacctagccgctgatctagaaggaatttcggggcccacggtacttgttggaaagcttatggagtctactttcagatggttttggtcccacatcaaaattactaacgagctgccgggaatctgcaaaacaagccacatatctcatccagtccgaatctaactcgggttttgggccttgtaattgtatcgtgggcttagcccaagggggtgtgcgccctagggtaaccctaggacgtccctaatcatattaATGCAGTAGCCGTCGTCGTTTAGtgtcgggttttgcttagattaatctgtcaagaacagtttcgccgcttgatcggtttgtggaaccccaaattcgtatgcttaatcattcatatgcaatttggttgcaatctatcttgttcttgcttgtgttcttcgatacgcatgcagggattagccttctcggcgaggtcaaccgggtttcggcacggttgataaccagaggagacatggtgctgcgattgcggggctcagtagcgtgttcgttcagaagccggattgAGTTGTGTCgggactccgcccaaatcgactgtttatcaatacctatcggaagatcgggacctaacatcCCTCATCAGGTTGAGCATGAGGTAATATCGTCGGTGGTTGTCGAACATTTCCCGGAGGTCATcgatcaatgagtcgcttgtctttgttttgacaacaatgtcgttgacgtaggcctcgacattgtgTCCAAGGTGATCATTGAGTGCCCcttggaccgtgcgctggaaagtgttTCCTCCGGTTATCAGTCCAAATGGCATCTTGATGTAACAGAATAcaccgaacggcgtgatgaatgctgtcttctcctAGTCCTCTTTTGACATGCTgatctggtggtagccggagtaagctTCAATAAAACTTAACAACTCAcaaccggctgttgagtccaccaattggtctatccgaggaagaggaaagtgatccttaggacacgccttgttgaggtcggtgaaatcgacacacatcctccacttcccgttggccttgcgcaccatgactgggctggctagccactctggatggaggaCTTCTCTGATGAAGtcagctttgagaagcttgtcgagctcttctcgtatggcttgtttctgatctggtgcaaatctccgtagtttttgttttactagcttagcatcgggtcgcaccatgagtttatgctcgatcacctccctggggactccttgcatgtcggacggctgccaagcaaACACGTctgcattgtcgcggaggaaggtgatgagcacgagttcctatttctcatctagtgatgccccgatcttgacagtcttgtcggggttggtaTTGGAGAgcggaacgatcttgattgcgccATCTGGCTTCGGCGTCTTGTTggttttgctcactttcttgggcgGCTCAGCTGTGGCGGGTGGGTTGGGAGTGTGCTCGACCATGTTGAGGCTTCGCTTGTCGCACTGCACCGCCAGCTTCGCGTTCccctgaatagtgattgttcccttcggtcc harbors:
- the LOC136354155 gene encoding uncharacterized protein yields the protein MTSRKLRHYFQAHRVTVVSSFPLTEVVRNKYVVGHIAKWVVELSQFDIHFVPRTAIKSQVLADFVADWTMPENRSDSQTDSETWTMAFNGALNSQGVGAGFILTSPLGDQFKHTIHLNFRATNNIAEYEGLLAGIRAASALEVKRLIVKGDSELVANQVHKDYKCSSPELSKYLAEVRKLEKRFDGIEVRHVYRKDNIKPDDLARRASRREPLEPGTFLDVLTKPSVKEVNDEGSTVVPDIISGATEVEHVIADIETIDDWRNSLIKFPSSDDCPRTTQKLRR